The following are encoded in a window of Anaerolineae bacterium genomic DNA:
- a CDS encoding AAA family ATPase: protein MIAELPAEALRNVCDPNSLECETSADIPPLSTIVGQARAVRALQFGLGIQSLGFNIYIAGLPGTGRTTAARRFLEDIAKDQPTPDDWCYVNNFQDPYRPNALRLPAGRARQLQTDMQDLISDARKAIRAAFESDEYAAKRDETMRQFQEQRNALFTAIQEKAARMGFYIQATPMGFLTIPIREGKPLTEELFMALPPEEQEQIRQAQAQLQEELKGVIRQARSLEKLANEALQKLDREVTTFALTPLIEEVREKYEDCPEVVQYLRDVQNDILDNLALFREEQPAQASSAGMPADPFRKYQVNVLVDNSSLKGAPVIIELNPTYNNLFGRIEKEAQFGALFTDFTLIREGSLHRANGGYLVLPVEEVLRNLFSWESLKRALRNAQIVIEEPGERLGFITTKTLRPEPIPLNIKVILIGQPYLYYLLYNLDEDFKELFKVKADFDYRMDRTPEAVREYISFVCTLCQEENLRHLDRTALAKIIEHGSRLAEDQEKLSTLFGDLSDVIREAHHYAVRDQSPLVTAAHVTQAINERYYRSNLVEQRVQEAIARGIIQIDVAGAEVGQVNGLSIIDLGDITFGRPNRITASVGLGTEGLIDIEREAKLGGPIHTKGVLILAGYLAQQYAQDKPLSLSARLVFEQSYSGVEGDSASSTELYALLSALSGLPIQQGIAVTGSVNQKGEVQAIGGVNEKIEGFFAVCKAMGLNGRQGVIIPASNVKHLMLKDEVVEAVRQGQFHIWAVHTVDEGIEILTGVPAGKRLPDGTFEPGTVHYLVDQRLRQFSEKMREFGKEGAGEEEEEEEQPPAQP from the coding sequence ATGATTGCGGAACTGCCGGCCGAAGCCCTTCGCAACGTTTGTGACCCCAACTCCCTGGAATGCGAGACCAGCGCTGATATTCCCCCGCTCAGCACCATCGTCGGACAGGCCAGGGCCGTCAGGGCACTGCAGTTCGGCCTCGGCATCCAGTCCCTGGGCTTCAACATCTATATCGCCGGCCTGCCCGGCACCGGCCGCACCACCGCCGCTCGCCGCTTCCTCGAAGATATTGCCAAAGATCAGCCCACGCCGGACGATTGGTGTTATGTCAATAATTTCCAGGACCCCTATCGGCCGAACGCCCTGCGCCTGCCGGCCGGCCGCGCCCGCCAGCTCCAGACGGATATGCAGGACCTCATCTCGGACGCCCGCAAGGCCATCCGAGCCGCGTTCGAAAGCGACGAATACGCCGCCAAGCGCGACGAGACCATGCGTCAGTTCCAGGAACAGCGCAACGCCCTCTTCACCGCCATCCAGGAAAAGGCCGCTCGCATGGGCTTCTATATCCAGGCCACGCCCATGGGCTTTCTGACCATCCCGATCCGCGAGGGCAAACCGCTCACCGAAGAGCTGTTCATGGCCCTGCCGCCGGAAGAACAGGAACAAATCCGCCAGGCCCAGGCCCAGCTTCAGGAAGAGCTGAAAGGGGTGATCCGCCAGGCCCGCAGTCTGGAGAAACTGGCCAACGAGGCGCTCCAAAAGCTGGACCGGGAAGTCACCACGTTTGCCCTGACCCCGCTTATCGAGGAAGTTCGCGAGAAATACGAGGACTGTCCGGAGGTGGTGCAGTACCTCCGCGACGTGCAAAACGACATCCTGGACAACCTGGCCCTGTTCCGCGAGGAACAGCCGGCCCAGGCCTCGTCGGCCGGCATGCCGGCGGACCCCTTCCGTAAATACCAGGTCAATGTCCTGGTGGACAACTCCTCGCTCAAGGGCGCGCCGGTCATCATCGAGCTGAACCCCACCTACAACAACCTCTTTGGCCGCATCGAGAAAGAGGCACAGTTCGGCGCGCTGTTCACCGACTTCACCCTCATCCGAGAGGGGTCCCTGCATCGCGCCAACGGCGGCTACCTGGTCCTGCCGGTGGAGGAGGTGCTCCGCAACCTTTTCTCCTGGGAAAGCCTGAAACGCGCCCTCCGCAACGCCCAAATCGTCATCGAGGAACCCGGCGAGCGCCTCGGCTTTATCACCACCAAGACCCTGCGCCCGGAGCCGATCCCGCTCAATATCAAGGTCATCCTTATCGGCCAGCCCTATCTCTATTACCTTCTCTACAACCTGGATGAGGACTTCAAAGAGCTGTTCAAGGTCAAGGCGGACTTCGACTACCGCATGGACCGCACCCCGGAGGCGGTGCGGGAATATATCTCGTTCGTCTGCACATTGTGCCAGGAGGAAAACCTGCGGCATCTCGACCGCACGGCCCTGGCCAAGATCATCGAACACGGCTCCCGCCTGGCCGAGGATCAAGAGAAGCTCTCCACCCTGTTCGGCGACCTGTCCGACGTGATCCGCGAGGCGCACCACTACGCGGTGCGCGACCAGTCCCCGCTCGTGACGGCGGCCCACGTCACACAGGCCATCAACGAGCGGTATTATCGCTCCAACCTGGTGGAACAGCGCGTGCAGGAGGCCATCGCCCGCGGCATCATCCAGATTGACGTCGCCGGCGCTGAGGTCGGCCAGGTCAACGGCCTCTCCATCATTGACCTGGGGGATATCACCTTCGGCCGGCCCAACCGCATCACCGCCAGCGTCGGCCTCGGCACCGAGGGCCTCATTGATATCGAACGGGAAGCCAAGCTGGGCGGCCCTATTCATACCAAAGGCGTGCTCATCCTGGCCGGCTACCTCGCCCAGCAGTACGCCCAGGACAAGCCCCTCAGCCTCTCCGCTCGCCTGGTCTTCGAACAGAGTTATTCCGGCGTGGAAGGGGACAGCGCCTCGAGCACCGAACTCTATGCCCTGCTCTCTGCCCTGTCCGGGCTTCCCATCCAGCAGGGCATCGCGGTCACCGGTTCCGTGAACCAGAAGGGCGAGGTGCAGGCCATCGGCGGGGTGAACGAGAAGATCGAGGGCTTCTTCGCCGTGTGCAAGGCGATGGGGCTGAACGGCCGGCAGGGCGTCATCATCCCCGCCAGCAACGTCAAGCACCTCATGCTGAAGGATGAAGTGGTGGAGGCGGTGCGCCAGGGCCAGTTCCATATCTGGGCGGTTCACACGGTGGACGAAGGGATCGAGATATTGACGGGTGTCCCCGCCGGCAAGCGCCTGCCCGACGGCACATTCGAGCCTGGCACCGTGCACTACCTGGTGGATCAGCGCCTGCGCCAGTTCTCCGAGAAGATGCGCGAGTTCGGCAAAGAGGGCGCCGGCGAGGAAGAGGAAGAAGAGGAACAGCCTCCCGCACAGCCTTGA
- a CDS encoding bifunctional metallophosphatase/5'-nucleotidase — protein sequence MNGTAGALPGTLTIRRSAPNPNGARDAELFLIAGDASVPLERILPDPDAILPARRASSAKSPFRLRILHFNDLHGHIARFTPEGVQPVFSRMAWRIRQARDEVSRSEHAGLLVLSGGDDIGDSVFDELLTPEEGAGAACHPTYTLYAEAGVDAAVLGNHDFDRGLEPLARAISQAPFPVLSANLRPAGNMPLPVYPAVLFVLRGVRVGIIGLTTRAELKLVEEARWTFLDPLEAAQNLVPALRPHCDVLILLSHLGGSLEVGTCAVQDIGDKELAELLPASAVDLIVGAHSHQPLNEAGLHVENVVNGIPIVQAGAGGKYLGEVTITLRPRPAVTDARLWSVPYLPIQEDLEQRFVAPLTARAEKILEQVLGTLACEPDYRDEAVRSDIAAGENALANFIADALVQRCRRAGIPVDLGMIDASCLCGGLPEGDVVRYGDWFRVQPYEDPLYIGTLSWADFLEFLQDNARRVDRPGEPRVERGFAHFSGDLRYTIRLGGGRQEHRVCDVTFQGEPLRADAERKMTIAFPGFFRHLAAPWERAVGERYGMVCFPVARLSPAPAGLFVRRELVAYIREVGGITPAAGARCDGRLTIVQ from the coding sequence ATGAACGGCACCGCAGGTGCACTGCCGGGAACGCTGACCATCCGACGAAGCGCCCCCAATCCCAATGGTGCCAGGGATGCGGAGCTGTTCCTGATCGCCGGCGACGCATCCGTGCCCCTTGAGCGCATCCTCCCCGACCCCGATGCGATACTGCCGGCGCGGCGGGCATCCTCCGCGAAATCCCCCTTCCGCCTGCGGATACTGCATTTCAATGACCTGCATGGGCATATTGCGCGGTTTACCCCGGAGGGTGTCCAGCCGGTCTTCTCGCGCATGGCGTGGCGCATCCGCCAGGCGCGCGATGAGGTCAGCCGTTCAGAGCATGCCGGGCTTCTGGTGCTTTCGGGTGGGGATGACATCGGGGACTCCGTCTTTGATGAACTGCTGACCCCGGAGGAAGGAGCCGGCGCGGCCTGTCACCCGACGTACACGTTGTATGCGGAGGCCGGCGTAGATGCCGCTGTGCTCGGCAACCACGATTTTGACCGTGGGCTGGAACCGCTGGCGAGAGCCATTTCTCAGGCCCCGTTCCCGGTGCTGAGCGCGAACCTGCGTCCAGCCGGGAATATGCCACTGCCCGTCTATCCGGCAGTGCTGTTCGTCCTGCGCGGCGTGCGGGTGGGGATCATCGGGCTGACCACCCGGGCGGAACTCAAGCTTGTCGAGGAGGCGCGCTGGACGTTCCTTGACCCGCTCGAGGCGGCGCAGAACCTGGTGCCGGCGCTCCGGCCGCACTGCGATGTCCTGATTCTCCTCAGCCACCTGGGGGGCAGTCTGGAGGTTGGGACATGCGCGGTCCAGGATATCGGCGACAAGGAGCTGGCAGAGCTTCTGCCGGCGTCGGCGGTGGACCTCATCGTCGGGGCGCATTCCCATCAACCGCTGAACGAAGCCGGCCTGCACGTGGAGAACGTGGTCAACGGCATTCCCATCGTGCAGGCGGGCGCCGGCGGGAAGTACTTGGGGGAGGTCACTATCACCCTGCGCCCGAGGCCGGCGGTGACCGATGCCCGGCTGTGGAGCGTCCCGTATCTGCCGATACAGGAGGACCTGGAACAGCGGTTTGTCGCGCCGCTGACAGCGCGCGCCGAGAAGATCCTGGAACAGGTCCTGGGGACGCTGGCGTGCGAGCCGGATTACCGCGATGAGGCGGTGCGCAGTGACATCGCCGCCGGCGAGAATGCGCTGGCGAACTTCATCGCGGATGCGTTGGTACAGCGGTGCCGGCGCGCCGGCATCCCCGTGGACCTGGGCATGATAGATGCCTCCTGCCTATGCGGCGGGCTTCCCGAGGGGGATGTCGTGCGCTACGGCGACTGGTTCCGGGTACAGCCCTATGAAGACCCGCTGTATATCGGCACCCTTTCCTGGGCCGATTTCCTCGAGTTTCTGCAGGACAACGCGCGGCGCGTGGACCGGCCGGGGGAGCCGCGGGTTGAACGGGGATTCGCGCATTTCAGCGGAGACCTGCGCTATACGATCCGGTTGGGCGGCGGCCGGCAGGAACATCGGGTCTGTGATGTAACGTTTCAGGGAGAGCCACTGCGCGCGGACGCGGAACGAAAGATGACCATCGCCTTCCCGGGGTTTTTCCGACACCTGGCCGCGCCGTGGGAGCGAGCGGTGGGGGAGCGGTATGGGATGGTGTGCTTCCCAGTGGCGCGCCTATCTCCCGCGCCGGCCGGCCTGTTCGTGCGGCGCGAGCTGGTGGCTTATATTCGAGAGGTGGGAGGCATCACGCCGGCGGCCGGCGCCCGATGCGACGGCCGGCTGACGATCGTGCAGTGA
- a CDS encoding hydroxyacid dehydrogenase, translating into MMSPRAWEELARFAEILHHAGDAPATKEDLLALLPQADACLTSWDVARLDADVIAAAPKLRAIVHMGGSVKRIVSDAVWERGILVVSAAPVLAEHVAETTLGLMIVGMKRVWPLAQRVRDGGWRDSPYWPSRELYDKKVGIVGASNVGRHVIRLLQPFHVHILLYDPYVSEEQARNMGAAKVELDELVQEADVISLHAPALPATYHMIDARRLSMMKDDALIINTARGSLIDEEALIRELEKGRFFAFLDVTDPEPPAPDSPLRRLPNVVVTPHIAGCIENCTRMGERAVEELRRFFAGEPPLNPITRDALDRVA; encoded by the coding sequence ATGATGAGCCCTCGTGCCTGGGAGGAGCTGGCGCGGTTTGCCGAGATACTGCACCATGCGGGGGACGCGCCGGCGACAAAAGAGGACCTGTTGGCCTTACTGCCTCAGGCGGACGCCTGTCTGACGAGCTGGGATGTTGCCCGGCTCGATGCCGATGTCATCGCCGCGGCGCCGAAACTGCGTGCCATTGTCCACATGGGCGGCAGTGTGAAGCGCATCGTCTCCGACGCGGTGTGGGAGCGCGGCATATTGGTGGTCTCCGCGGCGCCGGTGCTGGCCGAGCACGTGGCGGAGACGACCCTGGGGCTGATGATTGTGGGGATGAAGCGGGTCTGGCCGCTGGCCCAGCGGGTGAGGGATGGGGGATGGCGGGATTCCCCCTATTGGCCTTCGCGTGAGCTGTACGATAAAAAGGTCGGGATCGTGGGGGCCAGCAACGTCGGCCGGCATGTCATCCGACTGCTCCAGCCGTTCCACGTGCACATCTTGCTGTACGATCCCTACGTCAGTGAGGAACAGGCCAGGAACATGGGCGCCGCCAAAGTGGAGCTGGACGAGCTGGTGCAGGAGGCGGATGTCATTTCCCTGCACGCGCCGGCCCTGCCGGCCACCTATCACATGATCGACGCGCGCCGGCTGTCCATGATGAAGGACGATGCCCTGATCATCAACACTGCGCGGGGGAGCTTGATTGACGAAGAGGCGCTGATTCGCGAGCTGGAAAAGGGGCGTTTCTTCGCCTTCCTCGATGTGACCGACCCGGAGCCGCCGGCGCCTGACAGTCCCCTGCGCCGGCTCCCCAATGTGGTGGTGACGCCGCACATTGCCGGCTGTATCGAGAACTGCACCCGCATGGGCGAGCGGGCGGTGGAGGAACTGCGGCGCTTCTTCGCCGGCGAACCTCCGCTGAATCCCATTACCCGCGATGCCCTCGATAGGGTGGCCTAG
- a CDS encoding carbohydrate ABC transporter permease gives MARTSFLSPKALRSIFLNGFMVTFLVVTMIPIFLTIVISLKSHKDIIRKPPVIFPCDTPTSAFDIRACRWSVEGYERVLMPKLTNSIPFIQLTGRMFRIYIPNTLLYATSTAIGVTIMAGMAGFAFSRFKFRIRRAMMIAILAITGVPLLTNLLALYQLGVILRKSPIPFNDRAYLIFVYFGFYLPLSIWIAKGFFDTIPRDLEEAAMIDGATPLGALRHVTMPAALPGLAAIFLLTFVNVWNEFLAGYLLVTKNDLKPVMFGLYEFLGPNIINFQMIAASCILIALPVVLIFQAARRYFFMAMVEGAIKG, from the coding sequence ATGGCTCGTACCTCATTTCTTTCGCCCAAAGCACTGCGATCCATCTTCCTCAACGGCTTTATGGTCACCTTTCTAGTGGTGACCATGATCCCGATTTTCCTGACCATTGTCATCTCCTTGAAATCCCATAAGGATATTATCCGCAAACCGCCCGTGATTTTCCCCTGCGATACGCCCACCTCGGCCTTTGACATACGGGCGTGCCGCTGGTCGGTGGAGGGCTATGAGCGCGTTCTGATGCCCAAGCTGACCAATTCCATTCCCTTTATTCAATTGACCGGCCGCATGTTCCGCATCTATATCCCGAACACCCTGCTGTACGCCACGAGCACGGCAATTGGGGTGACCATCATGGCCGGCATGGCCGGCTTCGCCTTCTCCCGCTTCAAGTTTCGTATCCGCCGGGCAATGATGATCGCCATCCTGGCCATTACCGGCGTCCCCCTGCTGACGAACCTGCTCGCCCTGTATCAACTGGGGGTGATACTGCGCAAATCGCCCATTCCCTTCAACGATCGGGCGTATCTGATCTTCGTCTATTTCGGGTTCTACCTGCCCTTGAGCATCTGGATCGCCAAGGGGTTCTTCGATACCATCCCGCGAGACCTGGAAGAGGCGGCGATGATTGATGGGGCGACGCCGCTGGGGGCACTGCGGCATGTCACCATGCCGGCGGCTCTGCCCGGCCTGGCGGCCATCTTCCTGCTGACCTTCGTCAATGTGTGGAACGAGTTCCTGGCCGGCTATCTGCTGGTCACGAAAAATGATCTGAAGCCGGTCATGTTTGGTCTGTACGAGTTTCTCGGACCCAATATCATCAACTTTCAGATGATCGCCGCCTCCTGTATCCTTATTGCCCTGCCCGTGGTCCTCATTTTCCAGGCCGCACGCCGATACTTCTTCATGGCCATGGTGGAAGGCGCCATCAAAGGTTGA
- a CDS encoding sugar ABC transporter permease — MIKSLSLRRKQSRTDETLPVLLLLPALLVLLVVQFFPAFYTIWLSLQERFPTGWQFVGLDNYRLLVNTSLFRESIGHTIVFLAGYVVLTLSLGFVLASVLNARLRLSGLYLALLFIPWTLADILVGMVFRLLVYPDYGILSGILGNPELFPPKGLSVLTAARPAPMFGNFPFPPAPAMVYLILASVWRALPFITLLLLASLQTISQEVIESARIDGANTWAIARHITIPLILPTLVVAIFNLVLTGVNSVGMVFSLTAGGPGTATFVLSYLLYTLGWGRLRFGQSAALAVMMAIVNWLLIAGTMRVTRVDERTA; from the coding sequence ATGATCAAGTCGCTCAGCTTGCGGCGGAAGCAGAGCCGTACAGACGAAACCCTGCCCGTGCTGTTGCTCCTGCCGGCGCTCCTGGTCCTGTTGGTCGTGCAGTTCTTCCCAGCCTTTTACACTATCTGGCTGAGCCTCCAGGAGCGTTTCCCCACCGGGTGGCAGTTTGTCGGCCTGGATAATTACCGCCTGCTGGTGAACACCAGCCTGTTTCGCGAATCCATCGGACATACGATCGTGTTTCTGGCCGGCTACGTCGTGCTGACGCTCTCGCTGGGCTTTGTCCTGGCCTCCGTCTTGAACGCGCGTCTGCGGCTGTCCGGCCTGTACCTCGCTCTGCTGTTCATCCCCTGGACGCTGGCGGATATCCTGGTCGGCATGGTCTTCCGCCTGTTGGTGTATCCTGATTACGGCATATTGTCCGGCATACTGGGGAATCCGGAGCTGTTCCCGCCGAAAGGGCTCTCGGTCCTGACAGCCGCGCGCCCGGCGCCGATGTTCGGCAATTTCCCCTTCCCGCCGGCGCCGGCGATGGTCTACTTAATCCTGGCTTCCGTCTGGCGCGCCCTGCCGTTCATCACCCTGCTCCTGCTCGCTTCCCTGCAGACCATCTCTCAGGAGGTCATCGAGAGCGCGCGCATTGACGGCGCCAACACATGGGCGATTGCCCGCCATATTACGATACCCCTGATCCTCCCGACCCTGGTGGTAGCCATCTTCAATCTCGTCCTGACGGGAGTGAACAGTGTGGGCATGGTTTTCAGCCTGACCGCCGGCGGCCCCGGTACCGCCACGTTTGTGCTCAGCTATCTCTTATACACCCTGGGATGGGGAAGACTGCGCTTTGGCCAATCCGCCGCGCTGGCGGTCATGATGGCGATCGTGAACTGGTTGCTGATCGCCGGGACAATGCGGGTGACCCGTGTGGACGAAAGGACGGCGTGA
- a CDS encoding extracellular solute-binding protein, with protein MNARSKSGWMWLTVSLVMVLALVLSACAPAATPAPSQPTQAPAQPTPAPQAKDFVTWYQFDQENMDPASDEAVGNAWLRENMAKFNEAFAGKYKWVNIPKAWDKMDAELIAAVQAGGEVPDIVQLTDFNIPMHAKNGSLQDLRAWAEAQPWYAGVDPQALKACMGPDGGLYCIPFAEIPYVVFVWADLFPNDYPKTIDQFLAEAERLKGEGRYIMTYFGSTDKGGSGTTRGVWTVISSFGGTYDDGKGNMLLNTPENVAAIEFLRTLTVEGYVPEVTFAGGFQEEEAFKDSSAGSIPTGLFGYRYLRPLTAPDGTKYETQTEQDMLNAIEDGKVVLRPFAAPSGKKPGGGLSVRGVGIPTGAKNREAAEAFINWVLTNPDIAADYALRGESGLPVLFAAYDQPQFQGKLYQQAKAVVQASALRPWKGTLERTAEAQMIIMNAVYKLIKEDVTADIPTVLKQAEDEYNAGK; from the coding sequence ATGAACGCGCGCAGTAAGTCCGGTTGGATGTGGCTCACCGTTTCCCTCGTGATGGTTTTGGCGCTTGTCCTGAGCGCGTGTGCGCCGGCCGCAACCCCCGCCCCCTCCCAGCCCACGCAAGCGCCGGCCCAACCCACCCCGGCTCCGCAAGCCAAGGATTTCGTCACCTGGTACCAGTTCGACCAGGAGAACATGGACCCCGCCAGTGATGAAGCGGTAGGCAATGCCTGGCTCCGCGAGAATATGGCCAAGTTCAACGAGGCCTTCGCCGGCAAGTACAAATGGGTCAACATTCCCAAGGCCTGGGACAAGATGGACGCGGAGCTGATCGCGGCCGTGCAGGCCGGCGGGGAGGTCCCCGATATCGTTCAGCTTACTGACTTCAACATCCCCATGCATGCCAAGAACGGCTCCCTGCAGGACCTGCGCGCCTGGGCAGAAGCACAGCCCTGGTACGCCGGCGTGGATCCGCAGGCCCTCAAGGCCTGTATGGGGCCCGACGGCGGGTTGTACTGCATCCCCTTCGCCGAAATCCCTTACGTGGTCTTTGTCTGGGCGGACCTCTTCCCGAATGATTACCCCAAGACGATTGACCAGTTCCTGGCCGAAGCAGAGCGTCTGAAAGGCGAGGGCCGCTACATCATGACCTATTTCGGCTCCACCGACAAGGGCGGCAGTGGGACCACCCGCGGCGTCTGGACCGTCATCTCCAGCTTCGGCGGCACGTATGATGATGGCAAGGGCAATATGCTGTTGAACACGCCCGAGAACGTCGCCGCCATCGAGTTCCTGCGCACGCTGACGGTGGAGGGATATGTCCCGGAGGTGACCTTCGCCGGCGGCTTCCAGGAGGAAGAGGCGTTCAAGGATTCTTCCGCCGGCTCGATCCCCACGGGCCTGTTCGGCTACCGCTACCTGCGCCCGCTCACCGCTCCGGACGGCACCAAGTATGAGACGCAGACGGAACAGGACATGCTGAATGCCATCGAGGATGGGAAGGTCGTCCTGCGTCCCTTTGCCGCTCCATCTGGCAAGAAGCCCGGCGGCGGCCTGTCGGTGCGCGGCGTAGGCATTCCCACGGGCGCCAAGAACCGCGAGGCCGCGGAGGCCTTCATCAACTGGGTTCTGACCAACCCCGATATTGCCGCGGACTATGCACTGCGGGGCGAATCCGGTCTGCCGGTACTGTTTGCCGCGTATGACCAGCCGCAGTTCCAGGGCAAGCTGTATCAGCAGGCGAAAGCGGTGGTGCAGGCCAGCGCCCTGCGTCCGTGGAAGGGCACTCTGGAGCGGACGGCTGAGGCGCAGATGATCATCATGAACGCGGTGTACAAGCTCATCAAAGAGGATGTGACCGCGGACATCCCGACGGTGCTCAAACAGGCCGAGGATGAGTACAACGCCGGCAAATGA